In the genome of Deltaproteobacteria bacterium, one region contains:
- a CDS encoding PEP-CTERM sorting domain-containing protein, which produces MRHLLYFWAVLALALMLGAPASADDFSFSTGEPDGLMAAASRPESRGKIEIEAADDFILASPTLLDHATFTGLLFHGGHGEIREVRVEIYRVFPNDSDTARTMHVPTRTNSPSDVAFADRSTADGNLQFTAAVLDPHFLAANSVINGIHPSPDQFTGGEGAVAGQEVRFDVDFDPPFDLPADHFFFVPQVQLQGQGGNFLWLSTPRPGPQFPGDLQMWIRNADLDPDWLRVGTDIVDGMPAPTFNGSFSLSGETQ; this is translated from the coding sequence GCGTTGATGCTGGGAGCCCCAGCCTCCGCGGATGATTTCTCCTTCAGCACGGGCGAACCGGATGGCCTGATGGCCGCGGCATCCCGCCCCGAAAGCCGCGGCAAGATCGAGATCGAGGCGGCCGATGACTTCATCCTCGCGTCGCCGACGCTGCTCGACCACGCCACCTTTACCGGGCTGCTGTTCCACGGGGGTCACGGCGAGATACGCGAAGTGCGCGTGGAGATCTATCGCGTGTTCCCGAACGACTCGGACACCGCACGCACGATGCACGTGCCCACCCGGACGAACTCGCCTTCGGACGTCGCGTTTGCCGACCGCAGCACCGCAGACGGAAACCTGCAGTTCACAGCCGCGGTTCTCGATCCCCATTTCCTGGCTGCCAACTCGGTGATCAACGGCATCCATCCGTCTCCGGATCAGTTCACGGGGGGCGAGGGTGCGGTGGCGGGGCAGGAGGTCCGTTTCGACGTAGACTTCGACCCGCCGTTCGACCTCCCTGCCGACCACTTCTTCTTCGTGCCCCAGGTGCAGCTGCAAGGTCAGGGTGGCAACTTCCTCTGGCTGTCCACACCTCGCCCGGGCCCGCAGTTCCCCGGCGACCTGCAGATGTGGATCCGCAACGCGGACCTGGATCCGGACTGGCTGCGGGTCGGCACCGACATCGTCGACGGCATGCCGGCGCCGACCTTCAACGGCAGCTTCTCCCTGAGCGGCGAAACCCAATAG